A single window of Mycolicibacterium madagascariense DNA harbors:
- a CDS encoding cytochrome P450 — MTTADSRPSQAETTLNYDYTATQPVGTHFATYDHLRSQSPWYRNEFGPGFWEVVNHEGILQVLQDPETFSSSVVTAMDPDPQYKWIPEMLDGDEHRQWRRQLGPLFAPKAIERLDDTVRSRAIECVDAVADKGRCDFIADFAARFPSTIFLQMMGLPADELDQFLAWENAIMHSTPDPAGRDSAANAMGAVMGRFASVIAERRAEPRDDIVSKALHYEIEGRPVSDADLLSFCLLMFMAGLDTVTATLGWIFWHLADHPADRQRIVDAPDTISTAVEEFLRGYAIVTSARRVTTDTTVQGCPMKAGDMVNLPLHAATRDDAAFVDATSVDIARTPNNHIAFGAGPHRCLGSHLARRELRIALEEWHRRIPTYRLDPNVALYETGGQVGLQSLPLRWET; from the coding sequence ATGACTACCGCCGACAGCCGGCCAAGTCAGGCCGAAACCACTCTGAACTACGACTACACCGCCACGCAGCCCGTCGGCACCCACTTCGCGACCTACGACCACCTCAGATCGCAGTCCCCCTGGTACCGAAATGAGTTCGGGCCGGGCTTCTGGGAAGTCGTGAACCATGAGGGAATTCTTCAGGTGTTGCAGGATCCGGAGACCTTCTCCAGCAGCGTGGTCACCGCGATGGATCCCGATCCCCAGTACAAGTGGATCCCCGAAATGCTCGACGGCGACGAGCACCGGCAGTGGCGTCGCCAACTCGGTCCGCTGTTCGCACCTAAGGCCATCGAGCGGCTCGACGACACCGTGCGCAGCCGCGCGATCGAGTGCGTCGACGCCGTCGCCGACAAGGGACGCTGCGACTTCATCGCCGATTTCGCAGCACGATTCCCCTCTACCATCTTCCTTCAGATGATGGGACTTCCCGCCGACGAGCTCGACCAGTTCCTCGCCTGGGAGAACGCCATCATGCACAGCACACCCGACCCTGCGGGACGCGACAGCGCCGCCAACGCCATGGGCGCCGTCATGGGTCGCTTCGCGAGCGTGATCGCCGAGCGACGTGCCGAGCCACGCGATGACATCGTCAGCAAGGCATTGCATTACGAGATCGAGGGCCGCCCCGTCAGCGACGCCGACCTGCTCTCATTCTGCCTGCTGATGTTCATGGCCGGACTCGACACCGTCACGGCGACTCTCGGATGGATCTTCTGGCACCTGGCCGACCACCCTGCCGACCGGCAGCGCATCGTCGACGCGCCCGACACCATCTCGACCGCGGTCGAGGAATTCCTTCGCGGCTACGCGATCGTCACCTCGGCGCGCCGCGTCACCACGGACACCACCGTGCAGGGTTGCCCCATGAAGGCCGGGGACATGGTGAACCTGCCACTGCACGCCGCCACCCGAGACGATGCCGCGTTCGTCGACGCCACCTCAGTCGACATCGCGCGAACCCCCAACAACCACATCGCCTTTGGCGCAGGGCCACACCGATGCCTAGGGTCACACTTGGCCCGCCGCGAGCTGCGCATCGCGCTCGAGGAGTGGCACAGGCGGATCCCGACCTACCGCCTCGATCCCAATGTTGCGCTGTACGAGACCGGCGGCCAAGTCGGCCTGCAATCGCTCCCCCTGCGATGGGAGACTTAG
- a CDS encoding SDR family NAD(P)-dependent oxidoreductase, whose translation MDEPLIGRVALVTGGSRGVGRGIALRLASDGAAVAVNYRRDADAARRVVEDITAAGGCARAYQASVADESSVTEMLSAIDGDLGALDLLVSNAGTASRGTTIADTDRSEYQRLLDVHLLGPLALIRAALPQLRTAGRADVVAISSTITREHHRGAAAYTLAKSALEAAAFTLAREERAHGIRVNIVAPGLVATDMGERLVAATAGATIAELEPSYPFGRTCRPPDVAGIVAFLASRDGEYITGQRITVDGGTPDVGLFA comes from the coding sequence GTGGATGAACCCCTGATCGGGCGGGTCGCCCTCGTTACCGGGGGCTCCCGCGGCGTGGGTCGGGGCATCGCGCTGCGGCTGGCCAGCGACGGCGCGGCCGTGGCCGTCAACTACCGGAGGGACGCCGACGCCGCGCGCCGGGTCGTCGAGGACATCACCGCCGCGGGCGGTTGCGCAAGGGCTTACCAGGCGTCGGTGGCCGACGAAAGTTCCGTTACAGAAATGCTTTCGGCTATCGATGGTGATCTCGGCGCTCTCGACCTGTTGGTCAGCAACGCCGGGACGGCATCGCGTGGCACCACCATCGCCGACACCGACCGATCGGAATACCAGCGTCTTCTAGACGTCCATCTGCTCGGGCCGTTGGCCCTGATCCGAGCGGCCCTGCCGCAACTCCGAACGGCGGGCCGCGCCGACGTGGTCGCGATCTCCAGCACTATTACCCGCGAGCACCATCGGGGTGCTGCGGCCTACACCCTGGCGAAGAGCGCGCTCGAAGCCGCGGCGTTCACCCTCGCTCGCGAGGAGCGCGCACACGGCATCCGCGTGAACATCGTGGCACCCGGCCTCGTCGCAACCGACATGGGCGAGCGGCTCGTCGCCGCCACGGCCGGCGCCACCATCGCCGAGCTCGAACCGTCCTACCCCTTCGGTAGGACCTGCCGCCCACCGGACGTCGCAGGGATCGTCGCGTTCCTCGCCTCGCGGGACGGTGAGTACATCACCGGTCAGCGAATCACCGTCGACGGCGGTACGCCCGACGTCGGCCTCTTCGCCTAG
- a CDS encoding DUF7156 family protein has protein sequence MSPTDDDRLHALMQPPATAQALRRETIYLLLSCYGLMSILAVVVYLWPR, from the coding sequence GTGAGTCCCACCGACGACGACCGCCTGCACGCACTGATGCAGCCCCCGGCAACGGCGCAAGCGCTGCGCCGCGAGACGATATACCTGCTGCTGAGCTGTTACGGCTTGATGTCGATCCTGGCCGTCGTGGTGTACCTGTGGCCGAGGTGA
- a CDS encoding enoyl-CoA hydratase/isomerase family protein: MNATARSAGSAPEVRLSRPRAGVVAIDLNRPHRLNALTATMVESMHEALTEAGSDPQCRVVVLGGVGRGFCAGLDLDGYADDTVGHDVHAKLAVQRHIASLVQRIRSLRQPVIASVNGAAAGGGLALVCACDVRLASIDAVFAVSFIRVGFSGCDIGTSWMLPRLVGAGRAHELMLTGRRFDAAEALRIGLVADVVAAEDLAGRVTQTVDALLAAPPLSLALTKQGMWLSLEIPSFDAAVELENRQQVLTALTQDQAEAMAAFRDGREPRYCNR, from the coding sequence GTGAATGCGACCGCGCGATCCGCGGGCTCGGCGCCGGAGGTAAGGCTGTCCCGGCCGCGCGCCGGGGTAGTTGCCATCGACCTGAACCGGCCGCACCGATTGAACGCTCTGACCGCGACGATGGTCGAGTCGATGCACGAGGCGTTGACCGAAGCGGGCAGCGATCCGCAGTGCAGGGTCGTCGTCCTTGGAGGGGTTGGACGGGGATTCTGCGCAGGCCTCGATCTCGATGGATACGCAGATGACACCGTCGGCCATGACGTTCACGCGAAGCTGGCCGTGCAGCGGCACATTGCCTCGCTCGTTCAGCGCATCAGGTCGCTACGGCAGCCCGTCATCGCGTCGGTCAACGGCGCCGCGGCTGGCGGTGGTCTGGCCCTGGTTTGCGCATGCGACGTGCGGCTTGCATCGATCGACGCCGTCTTCGCGGTGTCGTTCATCAGAGTGGGTTTCTCGGGGTGCGACATAGGAACGTCGTGGATGTTGCCGAGGCTGGTGGGCGCCGGTCGTGCGCATGAGCTGATGCTGACCGGTCGACGGTTCGACGCAGCAGAGGCACTGCGTATCGGTCTCGTTGCGGACGTGGTCGCGGCGGAGGATTTGGCTGGCCGCGTGACGCAAACCGTCGACGCGCTACTGGCGGCCCCTCCGTTGTCGTTGGCCCTGACCAAACAGGGAATGTGGCTCTCGCTGGAAATCCCGTCCTTCGACGCAGCGGTCGAACTGGAGAACCGACAGCAGGTGCTGACGGCCTTGACCCAGGATCAGGCCGAAGCGATGGCCGCGTTCCGCGATGGCCGTGAACCGAGGTACTGCAACAGATGA
- a CDS encoding phosphotransferase family protein — protein MTITAQQDDASTLSADLLAWVQDVLGATIVSVDRRPGGGRREAWFLDVRYPDGSAGELFLRYDRTDPTVTGDPFTLSREAAFFAAMADSAVPAPHIHAVHPREQAILAERVAGETWFSRLKDPDERVEVATDFMRILAALHAIEPRGLDLDEGVNPGDLPAHVAVEIDRWERFYRTSEAPPDPLIEVGFAWLKANVPKASGPVVIVHGDAGPGNFLYRDGRVSAVLDWELAHLGDPHDDLAWVSVRAVQEPFTDLLERFDDYARFSGRPVDVSRVRYYRVFAELRILVLSHHSVGHSDPLGEVGNALIYTALHRRLFGDAMADVLDVELQRPTTLDAPVTALAWWYDAALAQLGQIVVPRSTDPFVILRSKGIARMLKYLREMDRLGPAAEVADLEDLADVLGARPDSVAEGIAALLGRFNSGTVDVASVVRVLHRRTLREMQILRPAMGRLVERTFDPLERP, from the coding sequence ATGACGATTACTGCGCAGCAGGATGACGCGTCGACCCTCAGCGCCGACCTGCTGGCCTGGGTGCAGGACGTCTTGGGCGCCACCATCGTCTCGGTCGACCGGCGCCCCGGCGGCGGCCGACGGGAGGCCTGGTTCCTAGACGTGCGTTACCCCGACGGATCAGCCGGCGAGCTGTTCCTGCGCTACGACCGCACGGACCCGACCGTGACGGGTGATCCCTTCACCCTCAGCCGCGAGGCAGCGTTCTTCGCTGCCATGGCTGACAGCGCTGTGCCGGCGCCGCACATCCATGCGGTCCACCCGAGGGAACAGGCGATCCTTGCCGAGCGCGTCGCCGGTGAGACGTGGTTCTCTCGATTGAAGGACCCCGACGAGCGCGTCGAGGTTGCGACGGACTTCATGCGCATCCTGGCCGCACTGCACGCCATCGAGCCACGCGGACTCGATCTGGACGAGGGGGTGAATCCAGGTGACTTACCCGCACACGTCGCCGTCGAAATCGACCGGTGGGAAAGGTTTTATCGCACCAGTGAGGCGCCGCCCGACCCGCTCATCGAGGTTGGCTTCGCCTGGCTAAAGGCCAACGTTCCGAAGGCGTCGGGACCGGTGGTCATCGTGCACGGCGACGCTGGACCGGGAAACTTCCTGTATCGAGACGGCCGGGTGAGCGCGGTGCTCGACTGGGAGTTGGCCCACCTGGGTGATCCCCACGACGACCTGGCGTGGGTGAGTGTTCGCGCGGTCCAAGAGCCCTTTACCGACCTTCTCGAGCGATTCGACGACTACGCCAGGTTCAGCGGCAGGCCGGTGGACGTCTCCCGGGTGCGGTACTACCGCGTGTTCGCCGAGCTGAGGATCCTGGTGCTCAGCCACCACTCCGTCGGGCATTCCGATCCGCTCGGGGAAGTCGGCAATGCCTTGATCTACACCGCGCTGCACCGTCGACTGTTCGGTGACGCGATGGCCGACGTGCTCGACGTCGAACTGCAACGACCCACCACGCTCGATGCGCCGGTTACGGCCCTCGCCTGGTGGTACGACGCGGCGCTGGCGCAGCTGGGTCAGATCGTCGTCCCGCGTAGCACGGACCCCTTCGTCATCTTGCGCAGCAAGGGCATTGCCAGGATGTTGAAGTACCTGCGCGAGATGGATCGGCTCGGCCCCGCGGCCGAGGTCGCCGACCTCGAGGACTTGGCTGATGTGCTTGGCGCCCGACCGGATTCGGTGGCCGAGGGCATCGCCGCCTTACTCGGCCGGTTCAACTCGGGCACCGTCGACGTCGCTTCGGTGGTACGAGTACTGCACCGCCGGACGCTGCGGGAGATGCAAATCCTGCGTCCGGCGATGGGTAGGCTCGTCGAACGTACGTTCGACCCGCTGGAACGGCCATGA
- a CDS encoding phytanoyl-CoA dioxygenase family protein produces the protein MVEHVVVSDADVGQRVCAALEADGVVVVEGAIDSDMIARAKEALERGAREDEAHGFQVRGSAYDPDELNVRVRNLPGKDAVFREMLELPALRAVVTGWLGDSVRLSNFTSNTTLPGAGAMALHADQNPIPAPWPPYPCTVNVAFALDDFTPDNATRYVPGTHRESGPPAWHGTHPGAVPLCGPAGSMMFMEGRIHHQTGANTGTTPRSGAFAFFARSFLAPQFEWHRGILQDLRATLSPWLREIMGFGQSGGTANFIPENAAASTTPAPR, from the coding sequence ATGGTTGAGCACGTCGTGGTTTCAGATGCTGATGTGGGCCAGCGTGTGTGTGCTGCGCTCGAGGCAGACGGAGTGGTGGTCGTCGAGGGCGCGATCGACTCCGACATGATCGCCCGGGCCAAGGAAGCGCTCGAACGCGGCGCCCGCGAAGACGAGGCCCACGGCTTCCAAGTCCGTGGATCTGCCTATGACCCAGACGAACTCAACGTTCGGGTTCGGAACTTGCCCGGCAAGGATGCAGTGTTCCGCGAGATGCTCGAGCTTCCAGCGCTTCGGGCCGTGGTCACTGGTTGGCTTGGTGACAGCGTGCGACTGTCGAACTTCACGTCCAACACCACCCTGCCTGGCGCCGGTGCGATGGCGTTGCACGCCGACCAGAACCCGATCCCGGCCCCGTGGCCGCCCTACCCATGCACCGTGAACGTGGCGTTCGCTCTAGACGATTTCACCCCCGACAACGCCACTCGCTACGTGCCGGGAACGCACCGTGAGAGCGGCCCTCCAGCTTGGCATGGAACGCATCCCGGCGCGGTCCCACTGTGCGGGCCTGCTGGATCAATGATGTTCATGGAGGGCCGCATTCACCACCAGACCGGCGCCAACACCGGAACGACCCCCCGCTCGGGGGCATTCGCGTTCTTCGCGCGTTCCTTTCTGGCCCCGCAATTCGAATGGCACCGCGGCATCCTCCAGGACCTGCGCGCCACGCTGAGCCCATGGCTGCGCGAGATCATGGGGTTCGGGCAGTCCGGCGGCACCGCCAACTTCATCCCGGAGAACGCCGCCGCTTCGACAACCCCCGCACCGCGATGA
- a CDS encoding DUF7065 domain-containing protein, producing the protein MFFEQFNWLKPPVVADAHRLVLANGNTVSTVEPGQTYDLAFDDRERLQARLRFTGSERPVPLRPGTPPYPKASHFDQTGRVTGCLILDGDRIDIDCYAMRDRSWGPRRERGYQVMAYTWLADDHTSLLAYSTPRRDSDRTDDVYAGYVRRGGAVRYLASGARQVRRHPHDKWITDVSIDLVDDDGRPLIAHGRAVSRMILPTATSVCVNSLMEFTVDGRTIYGEDQDVWPMNAWRTMR; encoded by the coding sequence TTGTTCTTCGAGCAGTTCAACTGGCTCAAACCACCGGTGGTCGCCGACGCCCACCGGCTCGTCCTCGCCAACGGCAACACGGTGAGCACTGTCGAGCCTGGGCAGACCTACGATCTGGCCTTCGACGACCGTGAGCGTCTGCAGGCCCGCCTGCGGTTCACCGGCAGCGAGCGCCCAGTACCGCTACGCCCAGGCACCCCGCCGTATCCGAAGGCGTCGCACTTCGATCAAACCGGACGGGTTACCGGTTGTCTGATTCTGGATGGCGACCGCATCGACATCGACTGTTACGCCATGCGTGATCGGTCCTGGGGGCCGCGTCGCGAACGCGGTTATCAAGTGATGGCCTACACCTGGCTCGCCGACGATCACACCTCGCTGCTGGCCTACTCGACGCCCCGACGCGACAGCGATCGAACCGACGACGTGTACGCCGGCTACGTCCGTCGCGGCGGCGCTGTTCGCTACCTCGCGTCGGGTGCGCGGCAGGTGCGCCGCCACCCCCACGACAAGTGGATTACGGACGTCTCGATCGACTTGGTCGACGACGACGGGCGACCCTTAATCGCACACGGCCGGGCCGTCAGTCGAATGATCCTGCCAACCGCCACCAGTGTGTGCGTGAACTCGCTGATGGAATTCACCGTGGACGGTCGGACCATTTATGGTGAGGACCAAGATGTTTGGCCGATGAATGCCTGGCGAACCATGCGTTGA
- a CDS encoding alpha/beta fold hydrolase, with the protein MVIAGATSIETYVDGDGPAIVLLPSYGRDGGNDFDALAATLARAGYRVLRPQPRGVAGSSGPMTAVRFDDMARDVAAVIAALADGPAVVLGHAFGNFVARATAVHYADQVACVILAAASGKTIAPEVDSAPMRAADPTLSEGERLAALRLAFFAPGHDASQWLTGWYPETLAMQVDCVRHADVNRYWGAGNAPIFEIIAALDPFHQRAEWGDLRHRYGSRVTTTVIADASHALFPEQPTAIADAITKYLAQHHTFGRL; encoded by the coding sequence ATGGTCATCGCGGGCGCGACATCCATCGAGACCTACGTCGACGGAGACGGCCCGGCGATCGTCCTCCTACCGTCCTACGGACGCGACGGGGGAAACGATTTCGACGCATTGGCTGCGACGCTGGCACGAGCGGGGTACCGGGTGTTGCGTCCTCAACCACGCGGCGTCGCCGGCTCGTCCGGTCCGATGACTGCCGTGCGCTTCGACGACATGGCCCGCGACGTCGCTGCAGTGATAGCAGCCCTGGCCGACGGGCCCGCGGTCGTCCTCGGCCACGCCTTCGGAAACTTCGTCGCCCGTGCGACCGCGGTCCATTACGCGGACCAGGTCGCCTGCGTGATCTTGGCGGCAGCATCTGGGAAAACCATTGCACCCGAGGTTGATTCGGCACCCATGCGCGCCGCGGACCCTACCCTGAGTGAAGGCGAGCGGCTCGCAGCGCTGCGCTTAGCGTTCTTCGCTCCCGGTCATGACGCGTCGCAATGGCTCACCGGCTGGTACCCCGAGACCTTGGCCATGCAGGTCGACTGCGTGCGCCACGCGGACGTGAACCGCTACTGGGGCGCTGGCAACGCGCCAATCTTCGAGATCATTGCTGCACTGGACCCGTTCCATCAACGCGCCGAATGGGGCGACCTGCGCCACCGATATGGCAGCCGCGTCACCACCACGGTGATCGCCGACGCCAGCCACGCACTGTTCCCCGAACAACCTACGGCTATCGCCGATGCCATCACCAAATACCTTGCCCAACATCACACATTCGGACGACTCTGA
- a CDS encoding carboxymuconolactone decarboxylase family protein has protein sequence MSIDGNGLGGRLTLADPDSLTGAQRELFDHITANAVPWATRTGFAAKLADGRLIGPFNPSLLSPQIGTAFLQLQATEEQHTSLDERVRQVVILTIGALWQAPYELYAHRAVARCAGLSDAVVAALAAGEMPEGLTHTEQTAHRLARALSTAHRVDDDLYRLAEQTLGPPGVFELTVLVGLYHTVCAILNVFAIPAP, from the coding sequence GTGAGCATCGACGGAAACGGCCTGGGTGGTCGGCTGACGCTCGCCGACCCGGATTCGCTGACCGGCGCGCAGCGTGAGTTGTTCGACCACATCACCGCCAACGCCGTGCCGTGGGCGACGCGAACGGGTTTCGCGGCAAAGTTGGCTGACGGGCGCCTCATTGGACCGTTCAACCCCAGCTTGCTCAGCCCCCAGATCGGTACCGCATTCCTTCAATTGCAGGCGACCGAAGAGCAGCACACCTCACTCGACGAGCGGGTGCGCCAAGTGGTGATCTTGACCATCGGGGCGCTGTGGCAGGCCCCCTACGAGCTCTATGCGCACCGCGCGGTCGCGCGCTGCGCCGGCCTGTCCGACGCGGTCGTCGCTGCGCTGGCCGCCGGCGAGATGCCCGAAGGTCTCACCCACACTGAGCAGACCGCTCACCGGCTGGCGAGAGCGCTGTCCACCGCGCATCGCGTCGACGACGACCTTTACCGCCTGGCCGAGCAGACGTTAGGTCCGCCAGGCGTTTTCGAGCTCACCGTGCTGGTAGGCCTCTATCACACCGTGTGCGCCATTCTCAACGTCTTCGCCATTCCCGCTCCCTGA
- a CDS encoding carboxymuconolactone decarboxylase family protein, giving the protein METPVEAMTPQTKEAYDFTRELRGLVPGPHKIWLANPTLSKTIVPTGAYFQRESTLTKSEIEIATNVVNARWRSPYANYEHELIGERDGHLDPRRVEALIAGLPTSFDDSREQVVYELASALVAPRIVPMGLYRRAKELLGDAGIVDVAVLLGWFTMVCMTLGAFDVPANAEGLDQ; this is encoded by the coding sequence GTGGAGACGCCGGTCGAGGCGATGACACCGCAGACGAAGGAGGCCTACGACTTCACCCGCGAACTGCGGGGGCTCGTGCCGGGACCGCACAAGATCTGGCTTGCCAACCCCACTCTGTCAAAGACGATCGTGCCGACGGGGGCGTATTTCCAGCGTGAGTCGACCTTGACGAAATCGGAGATCGAGATCGCGACCAACGTCGTCAATGCGCGGTGGCGTAGCCCCTATGCCAATTACGAGCACGAGCTCATCGGCGAACGTGACGGACACTTGGATCCGCGCCGGGTCGAGGCGCTGATCGCTGGACTCCCAACGTCTTTCGACGATTCGCGGGAACAAGTCGTCTACGAGCTCGCGTCCGCGTTGGTCGCCCCGCGGATCGTGCCGATGGGCTTGTACCGGCGCGCCAAGGAACTGCTTGGGGATGCGGGCATCGTCGACGTGGCGGTGCTGTTGGGCTGGTTCACCATGGTGTGCATGACGCTCGGCGCCTTCGACGTGCCGGCCAACGCCGAGGGTTTGGACCAGTGA
- a CDS encoding TetR/AcrR family transcriptional regulator — protein sequence MPKVTSEYRAERRAHIMAAARRCFVRDGFHASSMQDLVAEAGISSGAVYRYFASKDEVIEAIAAENLDQVVAVLAQAIGEGASPQAALTAVLEFVTTRHREDGFAAIAVLVWSEALRNPPLADHLREAITSALATLSGDPHAAPDGGAHGTRTDDTAHHEPTAMAEVLLCVLPGYLMRLALGGAEAVANVPGAVERVLFVTGTSPAHP from the coding sequence ATGCCCAAGGTGACGAGTGAGTACCGCGCGGAACGGCGCGCGCACATCATGGCCGCGGCCCGCCGATGCTTCGTCCGTGACGGGTTCCATGCGTCGTCGATGCAGGACTTGGTCGCCGAGGCCGGTATCTCCTCGGGCGCCGTATACCGCTATTTCGCCAGCAAGGATGAGGTCATCGAGGCGATCGCCGCAGAAAATCTCGATCAGGTGGTCGCAGTCCTGGCACAGGCCATTGGAGAGGGCGCCAGCCCGCAGGCGGCACTCACGGCGGTGCTGGAATTCGTCACCACGCGCCATCGCGAGGACGGCTTCGCCGCCATCGCCGTGCTGGTCTGGTCTGAAGCCTTGCGCAATCCACCACTGGCCGACCACCTGCGCGAGGCCATCACCAGCGCGTTGGCGACGCTGAGCGGCGACCCGCACGCCGCCCCCGATGGGGGAGCACACGGCACCCGTACCGACGACACCGCTCACCACGAACCCACGGCAATGGCTGAGGTGCTGTTGTGCGTGCTGCCCGGTTATCTCATGCGGTTGGCGCTCGGCGGAGCCGAGGCGGTCGCGAACGTGCCCGGCGCCGTCGAGAGGGTGCTCTTCGTCACCGGTACATCACCGGCCCACCCCTGA
- a CDS encoding TetR/AcrR family transcriptional regulator → MARPDPQQRRAARHARPGGASAPPRPRKDPITVERIIDAALQIVATQGHDALTMRSVAQALGTGPASLYVHVVNKSDIDELLIGRLCSELVLPQPQPTQWREQLFDVCVQIRDQYLRYPGIASAALATASTNLDTLRVAEGMLAITLAGGVPPQRAAWAIDALSLYVAAYTLELSLVHQRRHDDDENWVVDREELIRRLTALPADEFPHTRRHAAELTGGSGHDRFDFTMHLFIDNLN, encoded by the coding sequence ATGGCTCGTCCTGATCCCCAGCAGCGCCGGGCTGCTCGGCATGCGCGACCGGGTGGCGCGAGTGCGCCGCCACGACCACGAAAGGACCCCATCACCGTCGAGCGGATCATCGACGCGGCGTTGCAGATCGTGGCCACGCAGGGTCACGACGCCCTGACCATGCGCAGCGTCGCCCAGGCATTGGGCACCGGGCCGGCATCGCTCTACGTTCACGTGGTCAACAAGTCCGACATCGATGAGCTACTCATCGGCAGGCTGTGTTCGGAACTCGTTCTGCCACAACCACAACCAACCCAGTGGCGGGAGCAACTCTTCGACGTTTGCGTCCAGATCCGCGACCAATACCTGAGATACCCGGGTATCGCGAGCGCCGCGTTGGCCACGGCGTCGACCAACCTCGACACCCTTCGCGTGGCCGAGGGGATGCTGGCAATTACGCTCGCCGGTGGCGTTCCTCCCCAGCGCGCGGCATGGGCCATCGACGCGCTGTCTCTGTACGTCGCCGCCTACACCCTGGAACTCTCGCTAGTCCACCAGCGACGACACGATGACGACGAGAACTGGGTCGTCGACCGCGAGGAGCTGATCCGCCGGCTCACCGCCCTACCGGCCGACGAATTCCCACACACCCGGCGCCATGCCGCAGAACTGACCGGCGGCAGCGGACACGACCGCTTCGATTTCACGATGCACCTCTTCATCGACAACCTGAACTAG